GTGGCGCCCATGCGGCCCGAGAGGGCGTGGGCGTAGGGAGGGACCTCGTCGATGATCGCTTGGACGATCTCGTCGGCGGTGGTCCTCAGCGCGGCCCGAAGTACGGTGACCGTCGTCTCATCCAGGGCCAGTTCGCTGGCCCTCCGGATTGCATGGCTCACTTTTTGTTCCCTACGAACAATTCGGCCGACCAGATTTACGTCCTGCGGTCAGGACTTTACGCCTTGAGACGCAGCAAGCTGGAGTCATGACGAGTACAGCCCTCCGCAGCAGGGCGTGGAAACTGCTGGAGATGGTCACGACGCCGCTGCTGCCGTCGGACTACCTCGACCTGGTCAGCCCGCTTCGTGCGGGTGCTGACCTGCGTGGGCGCATCGAGGCCGTGCACCCGGAGACGGGTGACGCCGCGACCATCGTGATCAGACCGGGACGCGGCTGGCGCGGCCACACAGCCGGTCAGTACGTGCGGATCGGGGTCGACGTCGACGGGGTGCGCCTGTGGCGTGCCTACTCCATCACCTCGCCGACAAGCCGGCAGGACGGCCGGGTCACGATCACTGTGAAGGCGATCTCGGACGGCAAGGTCAGCAACCACCTGGTCCGCAGGGCGCAACCGGGCACGCTGATCCAGCTCGACCAGGCGACCGGTGACTTCGTGCTGCCGCAGGCCAAGCCCGCCAAGGTGCTCTACCTGACGGCCGGCAGTGGAATCACGCCCGTGATGGGCATGCTGCGCGACACCGAGTTCGACGACGTCGTCATGGTCCACTGCGCGCCACAGCCGCAAGACGTGATCTTCCGCGACGAACTGCACGGCCTGGTCGCGGACAAGAAGCTGCGGCTCACCGAGGTGCACACCGACACGGACGGCACGCTCGACATCGCCCGCCTCGACGACGTCGTGCCCGACTGGGCCGAGCGCGAGACCTGGGCCTGCGGGCCCGCCGGCCTGCTCGACGCCGCCGAAGAGCACTGGAGAGAGCACGGCGTACTGGAGCGCCTGCACACCGAACGCTTCCGCCCCAGCATCGTCGTCGCCGGCGACGGCGGCGAGGTCACGTTCAGCGCCAGCGGCAAGACCGTCGACGCGGACGGTGCCACGCCGTTGCTGGATGTCGGCGAGGAGGCCGGTGTGCTCATGCCGTCCGGGTGCCGTATGGGCATCTGCTTCGGCTGCGTCACGCCGCTCAAGGCGGGCGCCGTCCGTGACCTGCGCACCGGCGAGATCACCGAAGCCGAGCCGGGCGTCATCATCCAGACCTGTGTGTCCGCTGCGGCGGGCCCCTGCGACATCGAACGGTAGGAGCACCTTGACCGCCATCGACCCCACCGCCCACCTGAGCGCTGAGCAGATCGAGGAGCTCGGCCGCGAGCTGGACAGGATCCGCGACGAGGTGATCGCCGCCCGCGGCGAGAAGGACGCCGCGTACATCCGCAAGGTCATCTCGGTGCAGCGCAAGCTGGAGCTGGCCAGCCGGGGCGTGCTGCTGTTCTCGATCTTCCCGCCGGCGTGGCTGATCGGCACCGCGGGTCTGTCCGTGGCGAAGATCATGGACAACATGGAGATCGGCCACAACATCCTGCACGGCCAGTGGGACTGGATGCGAGACCCGAAGATCCACTCCACCACCTGGGACTGGGATCACGTCTCGCCGGCCGAGCAGTGGAAGCACTCGCACAACGAGCTGCACCACACGTACACCAACGTGATCGGCAAGGACAACGACCTCGGCTACGGCATCATGCGGGTCGACGAGGACCAGAAGTGGCACCCGTTCCACCTCGGCCAGCCGCTGTGGAACTTCCTCAACGCCTGCTTCTTCGAGTACGGCATCGCAGCGTACGACCTGGAGCTCGGCAAGAACCTGAGCAAGCGCCGCCGGGGCAACCCGGAGTTCCGCGCACGGGCCAGGGACGTGGGTCGCAAGATCCGCAAGCAGGTGCTCAAGGACTACGTGATCCACCCGCTGCTGTCGGGACCGTCGTTCCTCACCACGCTCGCCGCCACGTTCACCGCGAACCTGGTCCGCAACGTCTGGACCCACTCGGTGATCATGTGCGGGCACTTCCCCGAGGGCGTACAGGTCTTCGAGCGCCGGTCGATCAGGGGCGAGACGCGCGGCCAGTGGTACCTGCGCCAGATGATGGGATCGGCGAACATCAGCGGCAGCAAGGCCATGCACTTCATGTCCGGCAACCTGTCGCACCAGATCGAGCACCACCTCTTCCCGGACCTGCCGAGCAACCGGTACGCCGAGGTCGCGGTGAAGGTGCGCGCGCTGTTCGAGAAGTACGAGCTGGAGTACGTCACCGGGCCACTGCCCAAGCAGGTGTTCTCCGCCTGGCACAAGGTCTTCCGGCTCTCGCTGCCGAACAAGAAGCCCAAGGTCAAGGCGCCGGAACGCGAGCAGGAGCTCGTCGCGGCCTGATCCCCGGTTTTGGTGCAGTTCTTTCGGCTGCTGACCGCGGCCACACCGGCGTCCTGATCACCAGGGCCCTGACCGTCCTGCACCCGGCCGTCACCGTCATCAGAGGCAGTGGCGACGTCTCTGGCGTGGTGGAACTGCCGCGCGGCTCGGTGGTGAAGGGATCTTCCTCCTGGCCGCTGAGAGCGCGGACCACATAGATGTACGGTCCGCTGCCCTTTCAGGTCAGGACGGCGATCCACCCCGCGAGACGGCCCCGCTCGACCCGGCAACCGCGGTGCCGCGGCATACGGAACGTTCACCGTCGCCCGCACGGACCAGGAAAGTCCGGCGGGCGACGGTCTTCGGGTATGGCTCGGGGTTTGGCAAGGTCCGCCTGGTGGTGGAGCGGGCCTTCGCTTGGCTGCACCAGTTCAAACGGCTTGGGCTCCGCTACGAAGGACGCGCCGATCTACATCAGGGCCCGCTCGAACTGGTCTGCAGCATCTCCTGCCTCCGTCGCCTGCGCACCGTAGGGTGATACGAGCGGTCAGGTAAGGACGATCGGATTGGTGAGTGCGGCGACGTGCCCGTTGGGATGGCGGACCTCGATGCGGACGAACGCTGAGTCCTGCGCCGTCGTGTCCCACTGCACCGCACCTGCCCCGTCGCCGGGGAGAGACGCCCAGTGAACCTGCCCTTGATCGGTGTGGAAACTGACGGTCCCCACCGGCACACCTCGTACTGCCGCCTGCACTTCGACCTGCCCACCATGAGTTGTGAGCTGTTCTCCCACCCCGGCAGCGCGACCATCGGCATTGGCGGTGAACGACACGTCCACGTCCGCCGACTCGGCGATCCAGCTGCGGCCGGCACGGATTCCGGCCAGGACCGCCTCGGTGCTCAGCTCATTGGCGAACACCACGGTGTGAGGGATGCCGATCTGCCCCTCCAAGTGGGTGTCGCTGTTGCCCATCGCCGGCCGCCACGAGCCCGTGTGGATGTCCGCTGCGAGGCTGCGCCCCCACTGCGCCAGGGCGGTCTCGTTGTCAGCGTTCCAGGGGCGGTCCGAAGCCCACAGTCCGTTCCAGACCTCCGCCACGTCGAAGCCCCGGAAGGAGAACATGAAGCCGCCCGACGGATAGGGCGCATGCGGGTGTGCGGCCACACACAGGCCCCCCACGCGATGGACCTGATCCAGGCACTGTTCGATCAGCCCGTCCCCGACCTGGTGGTTCCAGTCGACGACCTCGCCGGGGTTGATGCCAAGCGCGAGCCAGTGCCCGGTCTTCGTGGTCACTTCCTCACCGAGAACGATCAAGAAGTCATCGGTAGCCAGATGCCCCCATGCACCGGGTTCTGCAGCTGAGTTGTGCTCCGTTGTCGCCATGAAGTCGAGCCCGGCAGCGCGCGCCCGAACGGCCAACTCTTCAGGAGTGAGTTCCCCGTCCGAGTCGACGGAGTGGACATGGCAATCCCCGCGGTACCAGGCCGCCCCGCGTCCGACCGCCCGCACCGGCGGGAAACTCACACTCGACAAGGTTCTCCCCTCCCAAAGCACTGCCGAGCCAACGCGCAAGCAGAGCTACCGGTTCCGTCGCGTGATTGATTCCCAATGATGCTTGTCAACCAGTGAGCCGTAGGGTGCGGCTCATGGATTCGGTGATCACTGCCGTCCGCGAACAGGACGCGGCTGCCCGGTTTCTCGCCTGGCCGGGCGACTTCGACCTGGACCGCAGCGACCATGTCGAAGAGGTCCACCTCGCCTCGGGGGCTGCGCTCGAGGGTTTCGCCGGCGACGGCGCTGGGGGCACATATTTCTTCTGCGGTGATGGTGGCGAGGCGCGACTGCCAAGCGTTCACGGACGAGGAGAGTCAAGAGCTCTCGGCCGAGTACCTGGCGGACATGCCGGATCTCGTGGCCCGGAGAGACCGTGCCGCGGCGGCCCTGGGCCTCGACCTGTCGGCCCAGGCAGACGTCTTGGTCCGCTTGCGGGAGGTAGCTGTTCGGATGGGAGAAGACTTCGTCCTCATCTTCACGCCCGAGGGCCACTCCTACGAGCCTCTCATCGGTTCCCGGGGACTCGTCGGCGGGCCCTCGCGCGCAGTATTTCGGCGGGGTCGGTGTCCTTGAGCAGGAACCCGTCGGCTCCTGCGGCGAGGGCGTTGTAGACGTACTCGTCGAGGTCGAAGGTGGTCAGGGTGATCACCTTGGTCGGGTTTCAGTCGTCCAGCACGACGACGTGCTTGCCCGGCGTGGTGCCGGACTCGACGTCGGCCTGGGCGTCACGGACCTGCTCCAGGCCGTGGTAGACCTTCGCGACCGGGACGTTGAGGCGTCCTTCGGCGATGGCCTGGAGCTGGTGGGCGAGGACGTCGGCCGGGAGGTCGGCGGCCTGACCGCCGTAGGAGGTCAGCCGCACCCCGCCCGGGATCAGGAACGGGCTGAAGTCGGGGATCGTCCACTGGCCGGCCAGAGCTCCGGTGAAGCAGACCGTGCCGTGCCGGCGGACGGTGCGGAGGGTGTCGGCGAGGGCCGAGCAGCCCACCAGCTCCAGTGCGGCGTCGACGCCGTCCGGCATCAATTTGCGCACCTGGTCGGCGATGGTGCCGTTGTCGACGAGGGGATGGTCGACGCCCGCGGCCCGCAGTTCCCCTGCCCTGTCCGAGCTGCGGGTGGTGGACAGCACGGTGGCTCCGAGGTCCTTGGCGATCGTGGCCGCGCTCAGCCCGACCGTGGAGGTGCCGCCGCGGATCAGCAGCGTCTGCCCGGCCTTGAGGTCCAGACCGGTGACCAGCGATCCGTAGGCGGTCTGGAACATCTCCGGAAGCGCACCGACGACCTCCCACGGCAGGCCTGTCTCGAACGGGATGACCTGCGCCGCGGGGACGGCCACGTACTGGGCGTACGCGCCGTCGTATGTGCGGCCCATGCCGCCCATCATCGTGGCCACCTGCTGTCCCGGCCGCAGGCCGCTGTCCTCGTCGGCGTCATCGACCACGCCGACGCCCTCGATGCCGGGCACCCGCGGGTAGGTGACCTCCGCGTCCGACTCGCCCTTGCGGGTGGTGACCTCGGATTCGTTGACGCCGAACGCCAAGACCTTGATCCGCACCCAGCCGGGCTTGCGGACGGGCACCGGGACATCCTTGATCTCCAGTGCGTCGAGGCCGCCGGGCCGGGTGACGACGACGGCCCGCATCGTCACCGGTGCGGCGCCGCCGGCCGCTGCTGTCGGTTGGCTCATGCCGAGTACCTCACTCCGTGTTGTTCCCTGCGTTGTTCCGGATCGCCCGCCGTCCGTCAGGGGCGGTCGATGCCCTCCCACAGGTCGAGGGCCGCCTGGTAGTGGGCATTGGCCTCGAAGGGCGGGTTGCCGACGCTGCCCGAAGTGGGCCGGTCCGTGACGGCGGGCCACAGGCGGGACTCCTCGCCGGTGGCGAAGTCGAGGACGACGTCGCGGATACGCGTGTCACGCTCGGCCTGTTCGGCGCTGCGGCCAGGCTTGTCCTGGCCGACGAGGGCGTACATCTCGGTGCCGTGCATGGCGGGCGCGCCTTCGGCGGGCCCGATCAGAAGGAGACGGGCGTTGCCGCCCGCGGCGGCGTGCGCCAGGGCGCCGCGGGCCGCGGGGAGCCCGAAGATGTAGTCCGTCAGGAGTGCGGCGCGGACCTCGGCGGGGGTGTGGCCGTCCTGGTCGTAGCCGTCGACGACCTTCTTGGCGCTGGAGCGGGGAATGCGCCATCCCGCGATCTCGTCGACGATGCGGTCGACGGTGCCCGGGTCGAACCGGTCGAGGTCGTTCGCCACCCACCAGCCCATGTCGTCGCTGGCCATACTCAGCAGCACGTCGACATCACGGTGTGCGCCCGAGGCGAGTACGTCCATGGGGTGGGCGTGCAGCACCGCGCTGGGCTGTCCTGTGTCCAGGACGACGCCGAGGCTCTTGCTGTCCATCCCGCCGCGGACTCCGAGGTCCGTCGGGGTGACCTTGTGCAGGGCGTCCCTCAGGGAGGCCGTGTCGAGGTCGAGCAGCTTCTCCGGGTTGTCCGCGACGCCGAGTTCGGTGACGAACCGGTGCGCGAGTTCCTCGGCCCACCAGGCCGGCTGGAGACGCGAGGGCCCGGCGGAGAACCCGGCCAGCCGCCGGTACAGGCCGTCGGCGGAGGCGGCGCCGAGCAGCCCGAAGGTGGAATAGGCGCCGGCGCTGTGGCCGTAGACGGTGACGTTGTCGGGGTCGCCGCCGAAGTGGGCGATGTTCCGCTTGATCCACGTCAGCGCGGCGATGACGTCCTGCAGGCAGAGGTTGCTGGCCTCGGCGAGTCGCCCTCCGTACTGCGAGAGCGAGACGGCGCCCAGGGCGCCGAGCCGGTAGTTGATGGACACGCTCACCACGCGCCCCGACGCGGCGAGACCGGAGGCGTTCGAGGTGATCTGGGTGTTCGCGCCGTACTCGAATCCGCCGCCGTGGATGTACACGGTCACCGGGAGCACCTTGTCGGCCGGCTGCTCGGGGGCCCACACGTTCAGGTTCAGGCAGTCCTCGCCCATCCCCCTGTCCGCTTCGAGCCAGTCACCGCTGTCGGGCTGGACGGAGACGACGCCCTTGCGGTCGTAGGGGAGGTGCGGATCGAAGTCCGCGAGTACGGGGCGGCGGTACCGCTCGGCGGTGGCGTACGGAATCCCCCACCAGGAACGCACTCCTGGTGCAGTCGGAGCCTTGGGGACGGTGGCGGTCATGACGTCGGATTCCTTCCGGCGCGGTTCGGGTGCTTCGCGCGCTGTGTCGGCGGCTGGTTGCGCGCGGTGACGCCCTCCGAGCATCCCCTGGAATCCGATCCGTCGCCCGGCAGACAGCGGCCATCCGGTGGTCGCCAGGTGACACTTCGCTGCTCCCTCTCCTTCTCGTACCGCAGGCAGGCTGGGCGGCCCGAGGTCCTGCCGTCAGGGCCGGGTGGACCTTGTCCAGAGGGAGCCGACCGAGCAGGCACAGCACAGCGCCACCAGCGAGCTGTCACCCTCACCGAGGCCGACCTCGCCGCGATCCACGAGATCCCCCCGACCGGCGGATTCGGCGCCCGTTGCACCGAAGAGCATGTCCCCAACTAGGTCTGAACCCAACCGAGTTGACCTCCGAAACGAGCGGGAGTCACGCAGCATGAACACCCGGGTCCCGGACGGTCAGGGGGCCGCGGGGCGGCGCCGCGCTCAGCTCACGGGTCGGGCGTGGTGTCGCCGGCCGCGTAGGCGGCCGGGGTGAGGCCGGTGCGGTCGCGGAAGAAGCGGCCGAAGTTCGCGGGGTCGGTGAAGCCGAGGTGGTCGGCCACGGTCCGGGCGTCCCACCGGGCGCCTCCCAGCAGGCGCCGGGCTTCCAGGAGGCGCCGCTCGTCGATGAGTTCACGCACTCCCTTGCCGGTGGCGTCCCGGGCGGCGCGGCTCAGGGTGCGGACCGAGCAGCCGAGCAATTCGGCGTAGTCCGCGGCCTGGTGCAGCTCACGGAAGTGCAGTTCCAAGGCGTCCAGGAAGCGCCCGTACCGGTCGGCGCGGCCACGGTCGGCGCGCGCCGTGGCTGTGGTCGTACCGACGGGGACGATGCCCGGGGAGTTGGCCAAGCGCAGCAGCAGCGCTTCGAGGAGGCTGCGCCGCAGGGCGTGGTGGACGTCGAGGGGGCGGCGCCCCAGCGCGCGGTGTTCGTCCAGGAGCTGGAGTGCGGTCTGCTGCAGCCAGGCGGTGTCGTCGGGGTGCGGGCTGAGCACGGCAGGGGCCTCGTGCGCGGTGAGCGGGGCCAGGAGACGGGCGAGGTCGGGCCGCAGCACGTCCGGTTCGAACAGGATGAACGGGCCGCGGGCGGCGCCGGGCGGATGCCAGCACTGCGCGTGCCCGGGACGCACCCACAGCCACTGGCCGGGGGCGACGGTCCGCGTGACGTGGTCGACGTCGTGCCGCAGCTCACCCTCGGTGACCGCGATGAGGTAGTGGAAGGTGGCACGGCCCGGACGGGGCGGGTTCCACGGCCAGTCCTCGTGCTGGGTGAAGAAATCCTCGACGGTACTCACCTCAAGGCCGTAGGGAGTACCGACCGGGGGCTGGAAACCGTACAGCGGAACCGCAGCTGGTCCGGCCCGTTCATCTGGCCCGGGGTGTCGCTTGTCGACCATCACGTGTCCGCAGCCTACCGTCCTGCCGGCCGGCTTCGGCGGGAGGATGGGGGGGTGTTGCCGTGCCCGCGCGGCGCCCTCCGCCTATTTCGATGACGCAGCCCGTGACCACCCCAGGAGGCTCACCCCGATGAACGGATCGGCCCTGCACAAGACCGCCGCCGACTGCGCGGAGGAACTCCCCGGAGCGCAGTTGGGGCATCCCTTCGGCGACGACTGGGAGGTCTTCAAGGTACGCGGCAAGGTGTTCATGCTGATGACCGAGGTTCCGGGGCGGCCCGTCGTGATCCTCAAGGCGGATCCCGGTGAGGCCCACGCCCTGCGGGAGCAGTACAGCCACATCACCCCCGGCTACCACATGAACAAGAAGCACTGGATCACCCTGGAGAGCGGGGAAGGCGTCGACAAGAAGCTGGTCGAGGAGCTCGTCACGGACTCCTATCTGCTGGTCGTCGCCCACCTGCCCAGGGCCGAGCGGCCCGTCGACCCCCACACCTACGGCACCGGCACGCGGGCGGCCCGGTGAGCGCGGCCGGCGACCGGCTCCAGGACACCGCCCGCCAGGCGGCCCTGGCCCTCCCCGACGTCAGCCACGGATACCCCTTCGCTCCCGGACTCGACGTGTACAAGGTCGCGGAGAAGGTGTTCCTGATCGTCACCGACGACCCGGACGAGCAGATCATCACGGTCAAGTGCGAACCCGAGCGCGCCCACGCGCACATGCACGGCCACGCCTCGATCACACCGGGCCGCTACCTCGACAAACGGCACTGGATCTCCCTCGGGCCGGGACCCGGCATCACCGAGCGACTGGTCACCGACGCGGTCGAGGACTCCTACGACCTGGCCGTCGAGCGGCTGCCGCAACGCGACCGCCCGCGTATCCGATGAGCACCGCAAGCGCGCCCACGAGCCGCTGAGCCGACGCCTGACGTCAGTCAGTGCCAGAGCCACGACCACCGGGGCCTGAGTACCAGCATCAATGTCAGTGCCTCGTGCAAGGCTCGCCATGCCCGCACACCTCCGCCTGCGATCCGAGAGACCGATGGAACCGACCGAAGCGACCCTGCCGCTCTTCGGCGAGGAGCCCGCCCGGCCCCTCGCCGACCGCCTGCGCCCCACCCGGCTGGAAGACGTCGTCGGGCAGGACCACCTCCTTGCCCTGGACGCCCCGCTGGGCCGCATGGTCGCCCAGCAACGCCTCAGTTCCGCCGTCCTGTGGGGCCCGCCAGGCGTCGGGAAGACGACCATCGCCCGCCTCCTCGCGGACGCCGGCAACCTGGCCTTCGAACCGGTGTCGGCCACCTTCTCCGGCGTCGCCGAGTTGCGCAAGGTCTTCGCCGCCGCCCGCAGCCGACGCACCATCGGCCAGGGCACCCTGCTGTTCGTCGACGAGATCCACCGCTTCAACCGCGCCCAACAGGACAGCTTCCTGCCCTACGTCGAGGACGGCACCGTCACCCTGATCGGCGCCACCACGGAGAACCCGAGCTTCGAACTCAACGGTGCCCTCCTGTCCCGCACCCAGGTCCTCGTCCTCAAACGCCTCGACGAAGCCGCACTGTCCACACTCCTCGACCGCGCCAAGGAGCTCACCGGCCACCATCTGCCCCTGGACGCCGACGCGCGCCGCGCCCTGATCGCCATGGCGGACGGCGACGGCCGCTACCTCCTCAACATGGCCGAACAGCTCCAGGCTCTCCCGGACACCGAAACCGCCCTGGACACCGCCGGGCTGGCCCGTCACATCCAGCAGCGCGCCCCGCTGTACGACAAGGCGCAAGAGGGCCATTACAACCTGATCTCCGCGCTGCACAAGTCGATGCGTGGCTCCGACCCGGACGCAGCCCTGTACTGGCTCGCCCGCATGCTCGACGGCGGCGAGGACCCGCTGTTCGTCGCCCGCCGCCTGGTCCGCTTCGGATGCGAGGACATCGGCATGGCCGACCCGCACGCCGTCCAGCAGGCCCTCACCGCCTGGGACGTGTACGAGCGGCTCGGCTCCCCCGAGGGCGAGTTGGCGATCGCCCAGGCCGTCGTCTACCTCGCCACCGCCCCCAAGTCCATCGCTGTCTACCGGGGCTTCAACGACGCACACCGGTCAGCTCGGAACACCGGCTCACTCATGCCGCCCGCCCACATCCTCAACGCCCCGACCCGGCTGATGAAGGACCTCGGCTACGGCAAGGACTACCAGTATGACCCGGACACGGCCGACGGTTTCTCCGGTGACGACTACTTCCCGGACGGCATGAACCGCGAGACGTACTACCAGCCCACCCGCAACGGCTACGAAGCCCAGATCAGCGAGCGCCTGCGCCAGTGGGCCGCTCTGCGTGCCCGCCGGCAACGCGGCTGAGCGGCCGATGCCCGCGAAGAGCTGTCACGGCCGGAGAAGCGAAGACAGGTCGTCCGATCGTCCGTGAGTTGCACTCGTCTGCGGATGAGGTTCACCTGCCCCCAGCCGTTCCTGAAGGAGGGACCAGTGCTGCCGGCCAGCAGCCGACGGCTCGCGCCCGGCAGAGCCGCCGCGGCTCGGCGCCGCCGTCCTGTGGGCCGCCCGGCGTCGGGAAGGCCGCCGTCGCCCGATTCCTCGCAGCCGGCAGCGACTGACGTTCAGGGCCGATTCGGCCACCTTCTCCGGCGTAACCGAACCGCCCCAATCCACGGGTGATCCGCGCGCCGGCGATTCGGTACCGGGCGAACTCGGTCCGTGCCGCGGTGAGGATGCGGTCACGGGTCGAGTCTGTGCCGGTCGAAGCTGCCATGCCTGAAGACCACCCAACCAAACAGTTCCGTTTGGTAAAGAGCGCCCGCGGGGCGTAAGGTAAAAACCAAACAGTTTGGTTTGACCGGAGGAGTGCGTCATGCAGCACAGGACACTCGGCAGCCAGGGCC
This is a stretch of genomic DNA from Streptomyces sp. NBC_00285. It encodes these proteins:
- a CDS encoding ferredoxin reductase, translated to MTSTALRSRAWKLLEMVTTPLLPSDYLDLVSPLRAGADLRGRIEAVHPETGDAATIVIRPGRGWRGHTAGQYVRIGVDVDGVRLWRAYSITSPTSRQDGRVTITVKAISDGKVSNHLVRRAQPGTLIQLDQATGDFVLPQAKPAKVLYLTAGSGITPVMGMLRDTEFDDVVMVHCAPQPQDVIFRDELHGLVADKKLRLTEVHTDTDGTLDIARLDDVVPDWAERETWACGPAGLLDAAEEHWREHGVLERLHTERFRPSIVVAGDGGEVTFSASGKTVDADGATPLLDVGEEAGVLMPSGCRMGICFGCVTPLKAGAVRDLRTGEITEAEPGVIIQTCVSAAAGPCDIER
- a CDS encoding fatty acid desaturase family protein — its product is MTAIDPTAHLSAEQIEELGRELDRIRDEVIAARGEKDAAYIRKVISVQRKLELASRGVLLFSIFPPAWLIGTAGLSVAKIMDNMEIGHNILHGQWDWMRDPKIHSTTWDWDHVSPAEQWKHSHNELHHTYTNVIGKDNDLGYGIMRVDEDQKWHPFHLGQPLWNFLNACFFEYGIAAYDLELGKNLSKRRRGNPEFRARARDVGRKIRKQVLKDYVIHPLLSGPSFLTTLAATFTANLVRNVWTHSVIMCGHFPEGVQVFERRSIRGETRGQWYLRQMMGSANISGSKAMHFMSGNLSHQIEHHLFPDLPSNRYAEVAVKVRALFEKYELEYVTGPLPKQVFSAWHKVFRLSLPNKKPKVKAPEREQELVAA
- a CDS encoding CehA/McbA family metallohydrolase, producing MLWEGRTLSSVSFPPVRAVGRGAAWYRGDCHVHSVDSDGELTPEELAVRARAAGLDFMATTEHNSAAEPGAWGHLATDDFLIVLGEEVTTKTGHWLALGINPGEVVDWNHQVGDGLIEQCLDQVHRVGGLCVAAHPHAPYPSGGFMFSFRGFDVAEVWNGLWASDRPWNADNETALAQWGRSLAADIHTGSWRPAMGNSDTHLEGQIGIPHTVVFANELSTEAVLAGIRAGRSWIAESADVDVSFTANADGRAAGVGEQLTTHGGQVEVQAAVRGVPVGTVSFHTDQGQVHWASLPGDGAGAVQWDTTAQDSAFVRIEVRHPNGHVAALTNPIVLT
- a CDS encoding alcohol dehydrogenase catalytic domain-containing protein, whose protein sequence is MSQPTAAAGGAAPVTMRAVVVTRPGGLDALEIKDVPVPVRKPGWVRIKVLAFGVNESEVTTRKGESDAEVTYPRVPGIEGVGVVDDADEDSGLRPGQQVATMMGGMGRTYDGAYAQYVAVPAAQVIPFETGLPWEVVGALPEMFQTAYGSLVTGLDLKAGQTLLIRGGTSTVGLSAATIAKDLGATVLSTTRSSDRAGELRAAGVDHPLVDNGTIADQVRKLMPDGVDAALELVGCSALADTLRTVRRHGTVCFTGALAGQWTIPDFSPFLIPGGVRLTSYGGQAADLPADVLAHQLQAIAEGRLNVPVAKVYHGLEQVRDAQADVESGTTPGKHVVVLDD
- a CDS encoding carboxylesterase family protein; the encoded protein is MTATVPKAPTAPGVRSWWGIPYATAERYRRPVLADFDPHLPYDRKGVVSVQPDSGDWLEADRGMGEDCLNLNVWAPEQPADKVLPVTVYIHGGGFEYGANTQITSNASGLAASGRVVSVSINYRLGALGAVSLSQYGGRLAEASNLCLQDVIAALTWIKRNIAHFGGDPDNVTVYGHSAGAYSTFGLLGAASADGLYRRLAGFSAGPSRLQPAWWAEELAHRFVTELGVADNPEKLLDLDTASLRDALHKVTPTDLGVRGGMDSKSLGVVLDTGQPSAVLHAHPMDVLASGAHRDVDVLLSMASDDMGWWVANDLDRFDPGTVDRIVDEIAGWRIPRSSAKKVVDGYDQDGHTPAEVRAALLTDYIFGLPAARGALAHAAAGGNARLLLIGPAEGAPAMHGTEMYALVGQDKPGRSAEQAERDTRIRDVVLDFATGEESRLWPAVTDRPTSGSVGNPPFEANAHYQAALDLWEGIDRP
- a CDS encoding helix-turn-helix domain-containing protein gives rise to the protein MSTVEDFFTQHEDWPWNPPRPGRATFHYLIAVTEGELRHDVDHVTRTVAPGQWLWVRPGHAQCWHPPGAARGPFILFEPDVLRPDLARLLAPLTAHEAPAVLSPHPDDTAWLQQTALQLLDEHRALGRRPLDVHHALRRSLLEALLLRLANSPGIVPVGTTTATARADRGRADRYGRFLDALELHFRELHQAADYAELLGCSVRTLSRAARDATGKGVRELIDERRLLEARRLLGGARWDARTVADHLGFTDPANFGRFFRDRTGLTPAAYAAGDTTPDP
- a CDS encoding MmcQ/YjbR family DNA-binding protein, translated to MNGSALHKTAADCAEELPGAQLGHPFGDDWEVFKVRGKVFMLMTEVPGRPVVILKADPGEAHALREQYSHITPGYHMNKKHWITLESGEGVDKKLVEELVTDSYLLVVAHLPRAERPVDPHTYGTGTRAAR
- a CDS encoding MmcQ/YjbR family DNA-binding protein, which codes for MSAAGDRLQDTARQAALALPDVSHGYPFAPGLDVYKVAEKVFLIVTDDPDEQIITVKCEPERAHAHMHGHASITPGRYLDKRHWISLGPGPGITERLVTDAVEDSYDLAVERLPQRDRPRIR
- a CDS encoding replication-associated recombination protein A translates to MEPTEATLPLFGEEPARPLADRLRPTRLEDVVGQDHLLALDAPLGRMVAQQRLSSAVLWGPPGVGKTTIARLLADAGNLAFEPVSATFSGVAELRKVFAAARSRRTIGQGTLLFVDEIHRFNRAQQDSFLPYVEDGTVTLIGATTENPSFELNGALLSRTQVLVLKRLDEAALSTLLDRAKELTGHHLPLDADARRALIAMADGDGRYLLNMAEQLQALPDTETALDTAGLARHIQQRAPLYDKAQEGHYNLISALHKSMRGSDPDAALYWLARMLDGGEDPLFVARRLVRFGCEDIGMADPHAVQQALTAWDVYERLGSPEGELAIAQAVVYLATAPKSIAVYRGFNDAHRSARNTGSLMPPAHILNAPTRLMKDLGYGKDYQYDPDTADGFSGDDYFPDGMNRETYYQPTRNGYEAQISERLRQWAALRARRQRG